The DNA region ttttgttattACGGTATCAGTTTGGCTAATATCCACCTTTACATTTGTATACTGTTtaaatgaattgaattttattattcttatttcttattctcatgaaacacaaaatatttaattctaaaTTTACAAGGGGATTTGTCAAAatacttgtgttttctgtaaatttgtTGTAGGTAATAGTAAGGTTGtttcttaaattaaatattcacaagtattcatttttaaatgcactTATTGCAGCAGGTGGGAATTTTTTGGTGATTATTCTGAATGTCTATGAAAGTATATGTGTAATTACAATTATGTAATTCTAATGTCGTACATAAAAGTATAATAATGGCGGGTATAAAATGTTGCACTTTAACCTTGCAAAGCAATTATACGTAAACGTAAACAACATTTATCACTGGAATCACTGTTGAAGATAAGACTGACTCTAACTGCCTCAGCACTTtattctcactttgtgtgtctttggaCAACATTATGTGGGAAAACTGAGACAGCTGATAAGCAGAGGTAGGgcttttgtttaatgtttcttAATGGTACAGCACTATTAAATATTGCATTTGCTGTCAGAGATGCAGCAACGTTCAGTCTGTTCGCAGTGCATAGCATTAGTGCAAGAGTGGGAGCTCTGTGCATCATCCTCCTCTTTGAGGGAAGACGTGAGCCCCATTGTGTGCAGTTTTCAAGCTCAGCGGAGGGGGGCAGTGTTGGTCATCAAACGCTATTACAACGTCAGAAATGAAATTAACCACGTCCCTGGGGTGTACGTGCCAGTGTGCGTACATTTATTTATAGGctgtactttcatttttatcatgGCTGATAAGAGCTCTGGGCTCTGCTGGGGTCACTTCAGTCCATTCACCAATAGGaatgaaaaagaatttaaaaaaatgggcCGGCCCCACTTTGGCCGGCACGACAAGGCTAACAGGAGAGTCAACCACAGCCTGCTAACGTCCGTACAGTTCTGAGAAGAGGTCTACTTATACAAAATAGGTGAAAaaccccgtgtgtgtgtgtgtgtgtgtgtgtgtgtgtgtgtgtgtgtgtgtgtgtgtgtgtgtgtgtgtgtgtgtgtgtgtgtgtgccaaaaGTGTGTAGAGACTTTAAGGCATCAGAATCTTTTGACCCAACAAATTACGTGAAACACATGGACAAAATTCCCAACCTCCTGTGTTATTAAACCACTAATAAATAGTTTATTAACCATTGTCAGAGTCTTTATTAATAACTTTTTTcatctataattattatttgctTAAACTGTGAAGAGGTAACAGAACAACATTGTTCTGTAGACGCCGATACATCAAAGTTAGTGGCCCATTTCACAAAAGATTTTAGTGAAAGCAGGGGTTGGGTTCTGCTAAGTTTTCTGAATTAGCCTATATTATAGGCTTGTGTTATTATAAAGAAATATTTCTAAATAACGTAGTTTATATActttagaaatattttaaaataaaaatagtttcatTACTGCACTAAAAATAAGTAGAGAGGAAGAGGCATTCATTGCTAGCTTTGTCTTGGATGGAATACAAGTGTTTAATGTCTTTGATGAGCTCTCTCCGGGAGGAAACTGACGGAGTAATAGCATTCAACCGGATCACATTTAGTGCCACAAAAATTATTCCGATCTGACGTTTTTGCAAATAAATCTGTTGAAATTAATATCCAAGAATGAATCCACAAGCACCCTGTATCATGAATAAAAATCAGCAGACAACAGGGTATGTGTTATAGCACATCAAAAAAGGTTAACAGAGTCTAGGAGGAGAGCTAAGGCTAGTGCCAACTGATATGGGTGGCTTCTGCTTGTCCAACATGCTTTTTGCCTAATATTCTGGCACGTTGTGGGTATTTAATGTGTGTACAGCTTGAATCTGATTTCTGGAGACTCTGGGCTTTGTCCCAATACTTGGCTGTCTTTTCTTCGACTCCCTTCTCTGATTTCCCTAAATATAGGCACAGTAGTAGATTCATTTCTTATGGACCGAGGAGGGCTCCTCAAGGAAGGGTTGCTTGGTTCTCTGTTATTCgttttttcctaattttgaCAAGGTGAATAAAAATACGTACAAACCATGTACTTGCCCTGCCACGCACTTTTCATACATCATGGGTTTAAACcacagactgtatataaagagtttatagttttaaaaaaataggaATTTGCCTTCTAGTTCAATAGATTTAGGAACAGTGCTTTGCCGACCGACTGGTACAGGTTAAAGGTTTGAATTGCCCCACTTGAGCCTGGATGGTGAAATCATTCAGCGGAGCGGTGAGAGATTCCAAGCCGCCGGACTGACGCTTTCCCCGGCCTATGGCAGCGGTTTTTCCGGCTGTTTAATCCCTGTGGAGGGAGGAGCTAACTTTGCGAGGGGGAGCGTTACATTTCCGCATGTCAACAAAACTAGCTTCTGAAGTCAAGAGGAAGAAGTGGATAGTTCATTTGGAAATGTACCCAGGCGCTCGGCCGCTTTCACTTCGACGCGCGGCCAAAGTAGACACGTCGAGACTTTCGGTCACATGATGCCGAGCCCCGAGCAGACACCAGCTGCAAGGTGCTGCCTCTTCTCAGCGGGACGCATTGCGgagtatttttcaaataaagggATTTCGTGCTGAAACCCAAGGGGCACACTGACTCGTACACATGCTTAAGTTAAGGCAAAAGTTTGACTTACACAGTGATGTCGTGTCCGATATCCTCAGGAAGGAGGCGTCTGTCTGCAGGGTTAAAGGTGAGGAGTTCAGGTGCCAGTGACAGTTTCCTTCTCTTAACGTACGCCAAGTCCTTTCCACTTTTCTTACAGAATTGAGAGTCAATTCATTTACCCGTACTATACATTAGTGTTTACATTTGAGTTCTAAGGCGCATAATAGTTATTGGAAAGTAAATGTTCCGGTTAAAATGTAGCTAGCAGTGTCCTCTAGCTTTAGCATCAACAGTAGAACAGTCTgaacttttaaattatttagaGGTGTTTACGCGTTGAACACTAGATGGCGCTGTCGATCCTTCACATTTCTCTAAAAACCgtataaaaaaaagcattagtCAGACATTCACTTTAAAGCAGTTTGCATACCTTCATAAACCTCCTGAAGattaagaaaattaaagaataatataataacagtTTATTGAATGAAGTCCCTAAAATGTCTGGGGTTCATTATCTCAGTACCTGAgaaaatataatacaattaAAAGGTATCCAGACTACTTCATGACATACAGCATATACATTTTCAGTATCAAGAGACTGAGAAGCAAGACTCCACGCTGGgtacacagacatactgtacatcctgATATGCATGGCAACGGTTTTTATGCAGGCAAATGTGCAACAGACATCTCATTATGTCCTATAGCATTAGGCAGCCTATTCTTGCCAACTTATCCACCTACACATCTGGGCACTTTTTGCATGTAACAGCATCTTATTATACAGTGGAAACACACTATACACTCATTCGGCACAGCTTGTATCTTTCAGCGTGAGCAGTGGCAGGGATACTAAAAACTTGTTTGTCAGGGCACAATGTCTTTTAGAAGTGTATGGGCTCAtaataatgtgtaatgtgtgtgtaatgcCGTGTCTGCAGAATACTCTGGCACGGTGGACACTCGTATCCTGAACATTGAGAGCGATGGGGGCATCCTTTACTCCTGGAAGGTAAGTCTAGTGAAGGCACGGCATACAGTGTGTTCCTTAAACTGGATGCACTCATTAAGTGAGTGTGATTGTCCTAATCCTATCCGTCActtcattttactgtttatatgACTTCTAATGCACATAATAATCATCATGTTTGCCATTTCACCATAATAATGTCCTTTGAACTTGGATATACTCTGCTTAAAATGCTGTGAATGTGACACTCTATTAGAAACCTAAAGCTCCCACATTTCTTATATGTTATATGTGCGCTATGCTCTCTCTGCTTAACGATCACCCTGTGTCTGCTTGTTTACCGTCCTTCGTTGATGCTCTAGTaggtgaaatattcaaatcccGGATGCCATTTTTTAATGTCCTCACCGTTCCTCTTCAAAAGGACACCATCAATTGAAAAATTCTCTATTCTTTCATATAGATTACTCTGCAGTTCTGCTTGACATATTTGGTATTTTCAGAAACCTCGGGATCCTCACAAGAATTTAAAAATTCGAAAGTTCTGTGTGTTGAACCGTGCTTCTCCGCACAACATAAATTTTTAATGACTGACCGGCCAAAGGGTCTGTGGGTTTAGGAGGTTAAAGACAGTGTGAAGCCTGTGAAGAGAAAATAATCTCTCTTTAAGTGCAGGGTTTACAATTTTATGCATGCCTGGCTGTGCcttgggtttttattttaagtcttCTCAGCCAAAAATGGGGCGAATCATTGGTTTGAAGTAAGGCAGGTCTAGTCAGGATTATCAGCAAGGTCAGCCAAAGTAAGGAAAGGGTCAAGCATGACGTTCCACAAATGTCAGTGTGGTGGAAGACACCAGTGGAAAAGTCGGTCTATTGGTCGGCATGGGTTATGAATATCCATCTCTGTAGTTTGATTAAGTTATTGACACATGACCTAACTAGAGGATTTCATTCTAGTCTGTTCTATTCTGATAGGGAGCAACAGGGACCACCAGGATTGGGAAATACAACTCAACCACCAAACAGAACAAggtattgtgtgtgtctgtttcccATGTCAATTTCACCTCAGTGCTGCAGATGTTGCTTCTGTGTATGCAGCTGTATCTCTGCGCGCCCTTCCCCatgcagctgtgtttgtgttcttcaCAACAGCTCCTGTACTCGTTTGACAAGCAGGTGTGTGTCAGCAGCTGTTCCCTGAACATGGAGGAGACATTGTTGGGTGAGCCTCTGTAATGTACAGATAATGAAGTACCAGCAATAGTAATTGTTAACAACACTGTGTTCTTGGCCCGAAATCAAGTTTAGGTGTCAGTGTCTAGAGAGAGGTTCAGGAGTATTCATAAAACATTACCCACAAGAATAAGACCAGACACGCAGTTTGGGTGCAGATTATTGACTGTAGTGGTGCCAAGTCATTGTTAAGAAAAACTAATCTAATGGAACCAGTGTCGTCTCTGTGGAAAATAAGCGTAAATTAAGTCACATCACACCTCGACTTTGCTTTTTCCCTCTCAGCTGTCAGCTTGGCACGAAATACCAGAGGAGAAGAGCGCCTCAGACCAAGTAACACCCAAGATCACTTTCTCTCAATTTCATTTCCAGGCTATGACATTAACCTTTTCAGCCTCTTGATGTATCTTAAAATCCACGTACAGCATTTTCAATCTTGgtcaataattgtgtctgaTCTTTGCAGTATCCAAGTGTCTAACTCTCCTGATTGAGATCCATCCCATCAACAACACTAAAGTCCTCAAGGCAGTTGACTGCAGAGTCAGAGTGCaggtagagtgtgtgtgtgtgttatcttaTCTGTGTGTGGCTACTTTCATGCAGGTTTAGCTGCAGCCACGAGCTGACGTTGCAGTAATGGAGCATTGGAGCTTACAGTGTAGAAGTGCCATagtctatttattttataagcTTGCTGAAAGTGCACTGGCCTGTAGTCACTATTCTATCACACTTTCTTATTCacgtaatcttttttttatttctctgtgtaaGTTATGTCATTTCAGCAACAGAGATATATTAGAAATACACAATATTAGAAATACCTATGTTATTAAGCTACTGTGTCTATAACCCTTGATTCCTCACTATTATTTGTCACATGGTGGACAAAAATAAGTGTTATAAACCACTCATTCAGACTCTGacctgtgtttctctgtggctTTGCCTAGTTCCTCCACCAAGAAACTGACAGGAGGTCAGTTCTGGAGAGCCACCTGCTCCTGCTGACAGAGGACGgatgtgagtttgtgtgtccTTATGCCTGTCTGTCTTGTCTATCCAGGCTATATTTGTCAAGCTGCCGCGcaataagacaaaaaaagagagaactaATCTCTCAGTTCTCAGGCAAAACATCACATTGGACATATGGTAGTTGTGGTTAGACATAATAAtccttctgtgtgtttcagatgtgGATCTGTACCATATTCTGCTGACCAAACAGGAGGGCTATCGAGTGGTACGTTTTTTACTTCACATTCACCACATTGCCTGCTCTTTCTCTATTTGAAGGAAGTGTCTGTGGATAGATGCCTCAGCTTAGCTATAAATCACATGGCAAATTTTTCCGGCTGGTAGGTTCATGCATTTTTAGAGGTATAAATTCTTTCCAGGAGTCCAAATATCTCGCAGTTAGTAAGGAAAACAGTTGGAATGTATTTACATAACCCAGTTCAAAGGAATACATTGTTTCGACCTCATTCTCAGGTTACAAGCTATAGTGTGTATCTTATCCTCCTGGGGAGCTTTTCATTAAGAATTCAGTGTGTCTACAAAGCTAAATATGAATATGTTTGTACGAACCAGGTGATGGCGAATCCTGAGCGTTTGGCCAAAACTGCAGAGAGAATAGTGGAGGATTTAAGTTGGGTCCAGTGGGACGGGCACACACAACGACTCTACTATCTCACACACAAGGTAACACAGAGGCACACTGACTTAAACAACCAtacttacagtacattcatCCATGCAAAAACGGCTGCAAATCGGTTAAAACACTGCACAATGCATGCACACGAGCACAAGCTGCAAAATGTACATGATCTTCAACCTTACATGTTAATCAAACAATTACGTGTCTTTCACAGGACAAGTTCCTGCTGCGATGTCTTCAGTTTTACCCCAACCATAACTGTGAAACTGTGGTAAGTCAACTCTATGTCTAATGATTTAATAAATGACCAGACTTTTGTACGTGCTGCCATCATCACAGTAACACACAGTAACATACCGTTCTCTTGCTTTATGTTGCTGTCCAACAGATGGAGCTCCCATTAGAGCTGCCTGCTAATCCTTTCCGCACGGTCAAGTAAGGCAACAGCTTCTACTCCAGTAtaagaaatatgttttcagaGCTGGCACCTCATTCCATATTCTGCAGTCCTCTTAATGTTATTGAACTGTACTTGTatttaaagagacaaaaatgaatTCCTGTACACTTCCTGTGCTGTGAAAATGGTTAGTTTGACTCTAACGGAAATTCACAAACTGGgatttttgtgtatgtgcgtgtggcCAACAGGTTTGTAAACCTGGGCTACGACCACTATCACATGGAGAGACCAGAACTGGAGCTTGTTAGGATGGAAGTGTTCACAAACAGAATAGgtaacacattcacacacatccacacacaaaaatcctTGCCTGAATAATGTGCTTTCACACATACGTTGTTTCACTCAGACAtgaacaaagtgtttttttaattacatgaaTTATTATAACTAATATGtcttatgtgtgtttttttattcctaTTTGTGAAAACAAGAAAGTCAGTCTCTAAAACTATACTTGTAAACTCAATTACAATCTATATTGCACAATCATGCAACAGAATTATACAATACAACACAATGCAACACCTAATTAAAGATCCACCGGCAGAAGTCAGAAAATCAAGGCTCATTTTGTAATATACAATCTCAGTGATgacaaaatgattattaaaggaagaggttttttttgaagagtttcattaaaaaagtgCTGATCAGTGACCATCACATTAACTTTTTACCACAGACCTAACgtatatgtttttaaaattaaaattggatTAACCTCTTAGTCTATAATATCACCAGTTTAAACCTCAAACAAGGGGCAAGCCAGTCTGTAGAGTGAGTTTAATTCATTGATTAAAATCTCGATTGAATTGGCAATTTctgaatcaaaaacaaaagctccATAATTCCTCTCCTCGCATTGATTGATGGACCTTTAAAAAGTTTAACCTTAGGTATTAAAATGTGGATAGATTCTCAATCAAAATATAGCATAACCCATTTAATTTTGCATTGATTATAATGAATATTGTCATGGAAGTTCGTGATCTTGTAATAATGGCACCTACTCTGTGATCCGTAACAGCTCCGTCCTGTGGTTTGTTTTTAggcagtatgtgtgtttgctacAGCCAACCTCTTAAAGACAAACAGGAGCTGATATACACTGTGCTTTTAGTTCACAAAGGTGTGTATGCTACCTACTGTTTCCTAGTCCAAAAATCTACAATACctaatttctttctcttttcaattTCTCCTTTACTAtgttacatttatgtttttatcttGAGCACCCGGCGACAAATTTCCCACTTTCTGCAGACTGCAGCAAGACGTTCAGAGTATCTCTGGGCAGCGACCAGTCGCAGCAGAAACCCACACAGCTCCATCCACTCTTCATCCCCATGGGTCAgtttacacacagaaatataataCAGTCAATTTATAATCCGTATCAATTCAGccatgtgtgtgaatttgtaaGTTTGACTGCCTAACATGCTTTTCCTACTGTACTGTAAAGACAGACACATATAAGTGTGTATATCCTCATGCAGGCTAATAACTGTCTGGTGTGCATACAGCATAGTAACACAACATAGACCCTGAAAGTGAGGCTGTGTTATTTCTGTATGTAGGTTACTACATCCTGGTATATCTGCAGGATTATTTCCTCCACTGTATCAACACCAGGCAGCAGGAGATGCTCTGTcactcccttttcctctctggtaGGTCGAGGTTTTTGTACCAATCATGACTAAGACGAGCGACGGGCGTGTAACAGTTTCTGCACCTCTTTTCTCAGCAACAGTACATGctcgtgttttttttcttcatacagttttttttaaacatggaaCCTGTACAAACGTAGAGCTTTCATTGGCATTTGTTCTTAGAGAAAGAAGGTGGCCCTCCTATTAATCTCATATTAATCCAATTTTAATTCCATGTCTtattctctgtttgtctgtctgtctcaacGACCTTAAGGTCATGATGTGGAACTGGGCCTGCAGTGCCAGTCAGCTAACATCACGGTGTTGCATGCAGAGGAAGAGTCTTGTGGTAGTCTGCTGGACCTGGACAGTGGGACGATCCACACAGCTGATCTTAGCCCTGCCTACTTGCTGCAGATACTGCGATCAGACACATCTTCTAGGTGAGCATGATTCATAACCTTTTGGTGAAACTGAAGAACCTACATATATTTGGGGTTATTATTTAGGTGGTACTTATATACATAAAGGAAGCACTTGAGAGCACAGAATAATGGTAGGAAGCAGACAGGTGGAAAATTATCTTTTTGAAAGCTTATTTTTGTTTGCGTACACCAGCAAAGCCTCTCTGAAAATAAGTTTAGCTATAACTTGAATCTTTGCCAGCACGCGCTCTGGATTGAACCGTTTCGCTCAATAAAGAtgcagcgtttttttttttttttcttggacattttttattagattcattcattgatttcttcattcatttttaagctTAAATCCACTCTTTTTGAAAAAGTACATACATCACCCTACAGTACCTGACTGTTGGCTGTGTGCCGGTGCATCTGCCTCcgtgtctctgtgtttgcataTGCCTATGTTGTATAATGGTAAATATGTTGTATGTCACCTCCGTCCAAGGTGTCCCAGCAGTAAGGCTGACCCTCAGCACCTGGCCGCCCTCCACTGCCTGCTAGTTTACATGGGAAATGACCCAAATCTGGAGCTGAAGGTACAGATGGAGTGAGGAAAGGAGTCTGGAGGacaaaaatattgacatttaaagCAAATTTAATGAAACAGCAAAGTTCTTGTGTCAAATTTCAAAATCTCATCATCTGGGCCCACAGAGTatacacaatttttattttgcatttttatacaaCACAATATTATTACTTTGAACAACATAAACTCTGTAGAAGCCTCAGCTGTTATCAGGATTTGAACAAAGTCACGAAGATCTGTAAGATCTCCTTGAAGATGAGAGAGACTGAACACAGAAAAGATGGCAGAGTAAATTAGCAAAAAAGTGggaaatctgaaaaacaatgcAGCTGTTTATTTTAGAATGTATACATTCATGTCGCTGTCAGGCACATCAGGAAAACTGATGTACAGTTGAGAACAAATGAATAGATGACGGTAGAGATTGCAGCTTTTCTGCACTGCTGTGTAAATTCAGTAGATGTCAACCTTGAGTTGGAAGAGAGCGGATGGCgggaagaagacagagagggaaagaaagacaagaagaggaaataaaacaggAGCGGAGAGAAGACAAGTGGATAGAGATCAAAAAGagtcaaacaaagacagaaagaaagggacAGATATTTTGTTGGGGCACAGTACTGACTACAGCTCAGACTCTGTTAATAGTAGACCTGAATTAAGTTGTTCCATCTGCTCTGAGAGATGGTAATAAATTATTTCTTGGGAGGTTAACTGAGTCACCAGCTTCATTAGTGGACATAGCAATGGGAAACTGGACACCACACATAACTTTTGTATTCTTTGTGGACTCTGTTAATGGGGCCAGCAGCACAAAAGGTAGAGGCTTTAATAAAAGTgatttcttgcttttttgtctttgttctcaACAGGTTGTAACTTTGTTCCTTTCCAT from Xiphias gladius isolate SHS-SW01 ecotype Sanya breed wild chromosome 2, ASM1685928v1, whole genome shotgun sequence includes:
- the LOC120804216 gene encoding gamma-secretase-activating protein isoform X1 is translated as MLKLRQKFDLHSDVVSDILRKEASVCRVKEYSGTVDTRILNIESDGGILYSWKGATGTTRIGKYNSTTKQNKLLYSFDKQVCVSSCSLNMEETLLAVSLARNTRGEERLRPISKCLTLLIEIHPINNTKVLKAVDCRVRVQFLHQETDRRSVLESHLLLLTEDGYVDLYHILLTKQEGYRVVMANPERLAKTAERIVEDLSWVQWDGHTQRLYYLTHKDKFLLRCLQFYPNHNCETVMELPLELPANPFRTVKFVNLGYDHYHMERPELELVRMEVFTNRIGSMCVCYSQPLKDKQELIYTVLLVHKDCSKTFRVSLGSDQSQQKPTQLHPLFIPMGYYILVYLQDYFLHCINTRQQEMLCHSLFLSGHDVELGLQCQSANITVLHAEEESCGSLLDLDSGTIHTADLSPAYLLQILRSDTSSRCPSSKADPQHLAALHCLLVYMGNDPNLELKIIEWLCDNVTAFETFDQIQEFILASLYRISYEKSLSLDKVLPYSSVFDKKGVPVCLLAIPGVLCTTEQHIEPVLKGKGFWTELQWNTERTKYLDTVPNPRYRTSHIQADWDKLRSERRPSSHMNHLEENTKKVLSMVDTWCLDKKLVPLFQEEDHQQRVLIGLTVDKLREHLNRHLPRLGKKKIDSLVVCYVAKLLELIRHMLESVWLKYKLGPHVLCLTQQGSPAEWSVCHFMFRILEATRGLFLPLPPGYHTLLAVFAVRCLPHQTFLQYIDHGFLQLTETFLSRLMTDLDNNDANERLKFSILKRLPQPMEQRIYHMWDHPVSSASISRDYVRTLMEKQNKNKGFASTGRDKTGFRPEFLPLTYLAKTLSDIEEQALNPFEEQENVDAKFVEETALKQTLILLGFEEK